The genomic DNA gaAATGGGTACAAAAGCTTCTATCAAAACCACTAACGAAACAATTGAGCATGTTTGGAAACTACAACAAGAACAAAGGTGAAGTTGttggagtgtttttgtttttgtttttgtttttgagtcacGATGACATTTGTAtcatttctttgtattcattGGCGCAAATAACCTAAGACAAATTCTATTATATTGAATTTTCCAGCGAAAAAcacattttgcttgttttttttctaagcagATAAATTCCTTAGTTCTGTAACCTCACTCCTTAACAGATTCTGAGATGTATTTCCTAGAAGCCAATAGAGATGacctttcttccctttcaaatAACAATTGAGTTTTCTTCCTATaacattaatttatattcattctAGACCTACACTAGCTGAACTTCAGGTAAATGTCTTAAACCATTATTCTTGTGATAGTTAACTGTATTCAGTTATGTAGAAAAGGTTAATCTTATATTGtaaataatttgcatattttagGTAAATTGTGTTcaccgttctttttttttttaaatttttttttttcaacgtttatttttgggacagagagagacagagcatgaacgggggaggggcagagagagagggagacatagaatcggaaacaggctccaggctcccagagcccgacgcggggctcgaactcacagaccgcgagatcgtgacctggctgaagtcgacgcttaactgactgcgccacccaggtgcccctgtgttcaccgttcttaaaaaaaacaaaaacaaaacaaaacattgttcgGGGGAtatatttaagtgaaatattCCTGTTTGGAAATCTTCTATGATAAATGGATATAATATCCTCATTGAATGAATCTACTTATCATATCAGAACATATATGCTATTcagtaagaagaaatgaaaagtaaactgcttttagataaaatgaatttttctggAAAACTGATAGTACAGTAAATCCTCATTAGCTTTTAAGAGGTAAGGCATGTGAGATAGCTTTTATGTTGGTCAGTTAGGAACAATACTTTTGGAATAAGAGTAAATTGTTCATGTCACCTTTCTGCTTCCCATGAGACTGCTATTTCAACTGCTGTTATGCTATTACTGCCTTCCCCTTTTGTAGTGTAAATTGTGTCAAATCAATTTTGTTTTGAATACGGTTAATTCTTTCATGTCTTTATGAATTATGACAGTGCTCATTATTATGTTTTACAGGCAGAATCTTCGTCTCAAATATTCTCAGCAGTTTCTGACTTTGTTTTGGGAGTGGAATGTAGACAtgcagaaagcccagaaacaacaagaaaaactagCCGTTGGTATCAGCTTTGgctttaaaattgatttatttattgtatcaAAGTCTCAAGTAGCAATAGGTCATGCAAAAACACAGGAGAGAATGTAGGGACCATGAGCCCAGATGGGTAAAGGTGGGTAGAAGATGTAGCGGTGGGAGACTGAATGTCCTCTCTGAATTGCTTCTGTCTATTTAGGGATACAGGAAGGTCACCAGTTAAGAGTTAGAGTGGTGGAGGAGGTGTTGCCTCTCGGGAGCAGAGAAGTCCTGGAATTGTTTCCTGAGAGCAGGCCAGTGAATGGACTAGGGAAATGCCATTGCCAAGCAGCATTGTGGGTCTAACTTAGGTTGGTGTCATAGTGACcatgaatttaaagtgagaccacaggggcgcctgggtggcgcagtcggttaagcgtccgacttcagacaggtcacgatctcgccgcggtccgtgagttcgagccccgcgtcgggctctgggctgatggctcagagcctggagcctgtttccgattctgtgtctccctctctctctgcccctcccccgttcatgctctgtctctctctgtcccaaaaataaataaataaacgttggggaaaaaaaattaaaaaaaaaaaataaaataaagtgagacCACATTGCATGGTTGTGGCAGAGCAGCTGGAGAGTTGGATTTTCCAGGGTTGGGGTTTAGCCACGCAAATTGGCGGAGTGAAAAGGGGGTAAGGTACATGTGCGAGGGCATAGGTATAATGATTGACCATGGCATTTAggccaggaaggaggaaaaggaagaatatgaGGGTGGGGATCAGGGGCAATGAAAAGTCATAGGATCCATGGGATGTTAATCCTGAAAGAGTGTTGGACTATAgtaagaaagggagagaactACAAACAGGGAGGTAGAGGTTGAATATcgggggaaaaaatggagaacCAGTATAGTACAGTGGTCCAGAGCCTGGACTCTGGAACCAGTTTTTGGGATCCAATCCTGGTTGACCGGTACTAGCTGTGAAATCAGCGGCAAATTGTTTATCCCTGTGCCTCACCCAGGTTCCTCACCTATTATGGAAGGAGACATAACAAAAGCACCTGCCTCGtagagttgttttgaggattaaatgagatcatatataatgtttatttaaaatggttcagaacaggggcgcctgggtggcgcagtcggttaagcgtccgacttcagccaggtcacgatctcgcgttccgtgagttcgagccccgcgtcaggctatgggctgatggctcagagcctggagcctgtttccgattctgtgtctccctctctctctgcccctcccccgttcatgttctgtctgtctctctctctgtcccaaaaataaataaaacgttgaaaaaaaaaatggttcagaacagcacctggcacacaccTCCTATATAAGTTTTTGCTCTTATTAATATAATGTAGATGTTGCAGTTATTGGGAATGACAGAATCCAGGGTGTGACTATGTAAGTGAGTGACTGAAGTAGGGAAGAGGACAAAATTGTTGTTGGAGATCAGGTCAAGGAGCGGAAAGGCTGGGATCATCTGTGTGCATACTGAAATGACCAAGAATTAATACATGTTTTGAACGTTGTTAAGAAAAGAATATCCCCTCTGTAACTACTGTTAGGAAGgatcagtgtatagatttttgaCTACTTGTAGTAAACACATTCTTGGAAGGGTCATTTGtgggttttgaaatcaagagttaaaacctgttttccatattggcaagaaaaaaaatttcctactTAATGACTACTAGGTAGGATCATCGTATTGTTTTTGTGTATTAGTGGTGAACACAGTTATCTAAACTCGGTCATAAAGGTTGTTACAACAGGAAATGTTAACAAGTATTGATTTAAAGAATATTCCTTTTAAACATGATGTATAATTATGTTTCTCTAAATATTAAATGTCACCCACATTTTATCatccttttcttttatatttgtagaGTATGTTTCGAGAGCAACGAAAGGTTCTTCACCAAGCTAGAGTTGTTCAGAATCAGAgactgcaaaaaattaaaaatttatatgtgcAATTCTTAGAGGTATTTGGCAACATAATACATTCTTATAAAACATAACATGTGTACAAAAGTAGGAgatagtttgtttctttctgaatctatgtgggggaaaaaacccagttAGGTTGTACATCTGAACCGTTAACCATTTTCCATTTGGAGTTCATTGCTCTGTATTTAACATAATTGGTAAATGTGTTTTGATTTTGGGGATTAATTAATACTTTTGTGGGAGTCATTTAAAACAGGGAACTGTAAGCTGGGGATTTTACCTAGAAATACATGTATCGTGTAGAAAAGTGGTACTTTATCAACACTTTAATCATAATTTTTTGTGCAACAATCAGTTCGGAGGAGATCAGCAATAAATATATAGTGGAAACTAAGAAGTCTATAAATCACTTCTACGTGCCTTTTACTTGTATTGACAGTTTCTGTTAAATATGAGTAGGCAGTGGTAATTGATGAATACTGCTTTTATTTCCAAATGCGTTACATGAGTGTTTTGTGGCATAGTTGCTTTTGGAATATTAATGACTAATAATGACTTTATATGCAAACTTAAAATCATAAGAGAAGGTCTAAATACAATATAACAGAATGAAAAAGCCAGAGGAGGACCAAACGTTTGTGAGTTGAGAATGATCTGCTGTGATATTTGCACATTGACCAACTGTCCTCAGTGACACAGACCTCTTCTTCATGCAGATATATACTTATTTAGGAGGCAGTAGAATCCTGCacattcctcttcttttttcttggtgtgTGTTGGGCGGAGGGGAGGTGTCCTTTACCTCTGCAACGGTACCTTAGTATCTTTCTTCGAATTCCAACTGCTGCTCCCTAGTTCAGGATCTCATCATTCCTTGCTTATGCTACTAAACCCTCATCTGAGTTCTCTTCTCCAGTCCATCCCTCACCATTCTGCAATATGATCTGCCAAAGCATAGACCTTCCCTCCTGAGAACCTGTCGCTAGCTTCCCATTTTAGGCCCTCAGGTATTCAAAGTCTGTGCCCCGCTTCCCCCATAACAAGGCTCCCTTTGTAGTTTTATACTTAACGTTCGttctttcctcccacccctccagatTGGTTGCTTTCTCTGAACTAACGCACCATTACTTCCTTGTTTCTAGAATACTTTCAATTGCCTCTTCCGTTTACCTACCGAAATCTTACTCTTTTGCCAACTAAATCAGAATCAATCTTATTTTCCACTACATAGTCACGGCAAGTTGTGTTACCTTAATTGTTATAaagtttttgtgttgtttttatttacatgtttttttgttctcactggaataaggaaggaagagatcgtgtattcatttttaaattcctccACAGCACTTTTTATGTAGGCTGCAGTAGATCACTATTTGTTGGGTGAATAGTAAAGATTTAgaacatgtttgtttttcataactTAAAGAGGTCGTGTCACAGATCATTTTATTCCCTCCAGTGGAATCATGCCACATTGATTATGAGTCATTATAAATGCACTGTTACATGGTGTCTAGAAAGTTTATTAGAGAGTTTTAAAATGATGGCATCTCATTCAGTGGGActgtcagtctttttctttttttccctccaccttGACCTTAACTGTTTATTAACCCATTGTTTTGAGCCTACTACTGTTGTGCCTCTATACTAATAATATTTGACTCaaacacaacatttaaaaaatttcttaggTGGGTATTTTGGTCTCCATGTATTAGGTATAATATCTTACTTGGAATAAATAACGGGCATCCTTTGCATATTAAGAGATGTTAgttttgaaatttgcttttacGTGTTTAGTGCGTGAGATGAAAAGTGGTGGTTTATAACTAAACTAGGCTTTTTGTTTTAGAGTATGCAGGACTTAGAGAAGGACCATGAACATCTTCTTACTGATGAACAAAGTGAAGTTAGAGAAGAAATGACCAAGTTGCAAAACAAAATTATGATGGAAGTTGTAAGTACTTAGTGCATATTTAATATTAAGAACTAACGAGGGATGTGAGCATTGGGGTATTTTGTTTGCTGAAGTGTATATAACAATGACCTAAATAGcatgtaaatgtttaatatttccttccttgAAACAGCAACGGCAAGAGCTGGCAATTGTTCAAAAGTCTCTTCAATCCCTGTTATTCTGATGACTTTGAAGACAGAACTTGAACCTAAGTGCTATGATAGAAGCATAACATTAGCTACACTGAACCACATTGCGGTAGTTTAAAAATTGTAGTTGAAATCAGTACATCTTGTTTACCATAGCTTGCTTGTTTAGTGCAAGAATCTTTTCCTGCTAAAACCCCAAGCCCCAAACAGTTATGTGGGTAGCAGCAATTCCACAATTATATGTATTAAGCTTTCAGCCCTTCGTTAGTAATGATGACTTTGTGTACTTAACACTGTTAATTAACTTTTAGCAACAGGATGATTTAATTTGAGGCTTGGCCTCCGTGGATCTGTATCAGTCCCAAAAGGTTCAGAGCACACGTACAGAAAGAAGGTTACTTTGcttttcctaaaggaaaaataaaattaaagggtaTAAAATTTATCTTACCCGTGTGCCCGCTTGTATTTTACTCATTAGTTTACAGAGccaattctaataaaaaaaatatgatttcagaAAGTCTACTCTACTgccttataaaaattattaaaagcaaaCCTAagattgtggggttttttgggaATAAATTAAACTGCCTAAAATCATTGGGGGCACAGAACTAGATACATAAGTGTCAGTGCTGAGACATGGGTTTGTGAAAATGTCGTTTCCACAAAGACACCAAAATGTCATTTAATTGGTGTTGGTTCACTATTAAATGACACTTGCCCTTAGCATTGATTGAAAGTATTTCATTAATGTGTACATATACCTAATGACTTATGGTTTAAGTATTTCACATCTCTCTTTAAAGATAAATTACCTACAGTGCCTTGTTTTCAAGTTTAATGTTCATTGAGTGTGTGGAacgttgattttatatttgagaacTAACAACTTGAATAATTAATTCTTATACCTTTCTTTTTGTAATgggcattttctttttacatttaataacATAACACCATCTTCGTTTGGGCACGTTATTTAATAAACATGACATTGTTTCATAATATATTTGGAATAAGTCagttaaatgtgtttttttctcagtTCCTGAAGTTGCTTTCATGAATCATTCAAAATAAAGCATTTCCATTCGGAGGAGAggatttattttctcctgtctttctgcatttttttaacgttaatccTGACCCCTGTATACCacccttctgtttgttttaaggctttccaagttttaaaaaaataagcccatATGGAATCTCTTTTTCTAACTGCAACAACGTATACAGGAATGAATGAGTCCTCCACCATTATCCAGTATTTGACATTATGGGGAGAATTTAATTGCTCAGCTTCACATGTTTGTAAAGAACTTTCCTGTTAAGCCAAAGCATGTGTTGGTATATGCGTCTGAAGTTCTGTTCCAAACTTCTAAGAAGGTCCTTATTTGGGAAGTTTTCCAGTAGCTACAGAGGCACAAGTAAGTACTCCAAAGGTCCTCGTGAAAGTTCTAATATTCATACTAAGCCATCTAATTTTATGTGAGAGTGCAGAGACGATAATCAGTACATAATGTACTTAGTGATCAAACAGTTGACATTTATTTCCATCCCCTGGCAACCTCAAATGAGTAAATACGTACTTGAAGCAACTTTGGCTGATATTCTAAGGGGAAGAAATATTTTGCCATTAtaactatttatgtatttatacataatttGCCATTATATATCATCTGTGTGCatattacaattatatatatgttctaaacagttttaggttcacagcaaaatggagcagaaggtacagagatttctcatatactccctgcccccacacacccACAGCGACAAACTTAATCATTGACACATCGATATTACCCATAGTCCATGGGTTACATTTAGGTTCACTCttgtgttacttttttctttctcttggtgaACAGTTTTCTTACGTGTCACCTGTGCTTTagccattgttttatttttcataaaagggAACACTTAATGTCCACTTTCTTGTGGCAGTGAAATTTTAACTCAGAATATCAGGAAAGTCACCCTAaagcaaatgtaaaaattcatttttttctccccaaaaacGGTAGGACAGGTTTCTTTTACTAAATACAAATTTCAGGAAATTGCAGCcagtgtttttattaaaaaaacaaaaaaaaagttttattatttttatttgaggatagttgacacgcaatgttacattagtttggGGTGTagaatatggtgattcaacatctctatatgttatgctatgctcaccacaagtgtagctaccacctgtcaccatacaatgctattgtagtatcattgactgtattccctatgctgtatcttttatccccttcacttattcattccgtaAATGGAAGCCatatctcccactctccctcacccattttgtccacccaccacctcccccaaaaatgtcagtttattctctgtatttataggtctgattctgctttttgtttgttcatttattcatttgttttgtattttagattccaGATGTAAGTTAAATCCTAgggaatttgtctttctcaatcggacttatttcacttagcttaataccctctaggtccattcacgttattgcaagtggcaagatctcattcttttttaaggttgcgtaatattccattgcctgtatataccacatcttctttattcattcattcatttaccgaTGGACAcgggttgcttccgtatcttggccattgtaaataacgctgcaataaacgtaggggtgcatatatgttttcaaattagcattttctttttctttgggtaaatacccagtagaatTCTAGTTGGCAGACGAATGCacatattctcttttcttccatagTAACTAGAGACCTTCTTTGAAAAGTAGCTGATATCAAGAAGTCACTTCCTCTAATACTGTTTGGCTCAACAATTGCACTATTACAAGCATGCATTTATGCAGTATCATGATTTAACATTTCAATTTATAGCAATCAAAGTATGCATCACCCTTTGTAGCAATCAGAGTAAGTATGGCTAAAATTATTCATGTCCaggatttttttctaatccttCAAAATGGGATATTTCCGAGACAGAGAGATTACTCTTTTGACTACAGTGGTTCACTTATCTTCAAGattgaaatgtgttttgttttggtgcgGGGGAGTGTTTCTGATTAATGTACAGATTGCTACCTGTGAACCTAAATGTTGACAATTAGGGTGGGGATGTCTTCTCTTCTCCTACAGCTTCTAATCAGTCACTCAGTTTGTGAACCTGATGAGGTGTTTGATGATAGGATGTCTTGAAGACATTAAAATGAAAGTGTCTTGAAATTTGCAGGCAGGAAGCACCAAACATGTCATGGAGGAAACGATGCAGTAACCATTAGAAGGATGGTTGCTGCATCgtttgagattatatatatatatatatatatatatatatatatgtgtgtgtgtgtgtgtgtgtgtatatatacatatatatacacacacacacacacacatatatatatatatgtgtgtgtgtgtgtgtatatatatatatatatacacacacacacatatatatatatatatatatatatatatattcttatttgtcTTTCCTGGAGCAGGAGCTGTTTGCCTACTTATCTCAAAAATCAAATGATACCCTAAAGTTTTTggctgaaaatattattttaattttttttttttttttaatttttttcaacgtttatttatttttttggggacagagagagacagagcatgaacgggggaggggcagagagagggagacacagaatcggaaacaggctccaggctctgagccatcagcccagagcctgatgcggggctcgaactcacggaccgcaagatcgtgacctggctgaagtcggacgcttaaccgactgcgccacccaggcgccccaatattattttaatttttttaaaatttgagagagagaaagagagggagagagagatcaagaggggcagagagagagagagagagagaagatccgaAGTGgcctctacactgacagcagcgagcccgatgtggggctcgaacccacgaaccatgagatcatgacccgagccaaagtcagatgctcaaccaactgagccacccaggtgcccccaaaatattacattttagagTACTTCCTGTACATCATATCTGAACCTCGTTGGAATTGTATGAAATAGGCAGCACATTTCACAATTACAGAAACTGAGTCACAAGAGGTAAAAGGCTAGGATGAAATGTTAAAGCTTGAAAGTCTCGGAACCCAGGTGGAAGTTCTGTGGCTTCgttttacagctgaagaaactgaggaaaatGAGGGTAAGTGACTTACTGAAGGTCACTTAACAGTTATGTGTAGCCAGATTTCAATTCTACCAAACCATGTGATTCCAGAACCTGTG from Leopardus geoffroyi isolate Oge1 chromosome X, O.geoffroyi_Oge1_pat1.0, whole genome shotgun sequence includes the following:
- the LOC123595429 gene encoding synaptonemal complex protein 3-like translates to MAPPRRKRLRRAAKAPVEAPGVAANDFWGQERRDLSGPEAVPEGNNPVPDKPGESSPSAGTFEDDVGNEVQKMLERLGVDIKQALLTKRKIFEMGTKASIKTTNETIEHVWKLQQEQRQNLRLKYSQQFLTLFWEWNVDMQKAQKQQEKLASMFREQRKVLHQARVVQNQRLQKIKNLYVQFLESMQDLEKDHEHLLTDEQSEVREEMTKLQNKIMMEVQRQELAIVQKSLQSLLF